From a single Deltaproteobacteria bacterium genomic region:
- a CDS encoding AAA family ATPase — translation MSGTLLSLENLQAMRRHLRGIPVSDAPVLPGIPELALAYCHNLLAGTPLRRNVRALADFVARGVVPARLLGCDRVDPDLLEPPGPRRGRFERTARRGARSAGDDIVVSDPGPVRDADAGAGASRGADAADDSDGGEARVRRRVRTQRRRPRDRDGDDATDPYDLTTRQLCRVIRAHLRAIEPVPVPRPPDPLRRNLQIIADAVGLSDVDTAIVQFLVVLHHARPVPLLANMLDTARVFDAAYVVSVAIQADVDDVVAALAPESRLVDTGIVTIDDDEEYELQDKFELKEGIAELAVDRDLTPDILFDRFFSLAPEPTLTIADFEHLSEQVALVRRLLSRALRAGERGINVLFCGPTGTGKTELARAIAADIGVPLYAVGCTDEDGDSASPGERLSSLRMAQRLLPDERALVLFDELEDLFEWREPMFGGRRPVARTSMSKKWFNDLLETNRIPTLWITNRAEGIDPAFLRRFAYAIEFGALDARCRARILARHINEDDRITEDDLVATATRFDVNAALYETAVRSARIASDDGRVDRDTLERCLEPLTTLVTGKSPADDVSFDPRTYDVDAACADTDLRKLADRLANWQPTGRHGLTLCLFGPPGTGKSGFARYLAHRMGRPVEYRRASDILSMWVGETEKAIKAIFRRAADSRAVLLLDEVDSFLRSRDFALQRWEVSHCNEFLQQLESYRGVVACTTNLWRDLDPAVVRRFLFKIEFKWLRPPQAAALFARHFRDILDHPLDDRALAAVERDLARLPRLAPGDFAVVARRYRALGVRADRDQLVAELELEHRIKPAARTAAGFR, via the coding sequence ATGTCCGGCACACTGTTGAGTCTCGAGAACCTTCAGGCGATGAGGCGCCACCTGCGCGGTATCCCGGTGTCCGACGCGCCCGTCCTGCCGGGCATCCCGGAACTGGCGCTCGCCTATTGCCACAACCTGCTGGCGGGCACGCCGCTGCGCCGCAACGTACGCGCCCTCGCGGACTTCGTCGCGCGCGGTGTGGTGCCGGCGCGCCTCTTGGGATGCGACCGCGTCGACCCCGACTTGCTCGAACCGCCCGGGCCGCGGCGCGGGCGGTTCGAGCGCACCGCTCGACGCGGTGCGCGAAGCGCGGGCGACGACATCGTCGTGAGCGACCCCGGCCCGGTTCGCGACGCGGACGCGGGCGCCGGCGCCTCCCGCGGAGCCGACGCCGCGGACGACAGCGATGGCGGCGAAGCCCGCGTCCGCCGCCGCGTGCGCACCCAACGCCGGCGCCCGCGCGACCGCGACGGCGACGATGCGACCGACCCGTACGACCTCACGACCCGGCAGCTGTGCAGGGTCATCCGCGCGCACCTGCGCGCCATCGAGCCGGTCCCGGTCCCTCGGCCGCCCGACCCCCTGCGACGCAACCTGCAGATCATCGCCGACGCCGTCGGCCTGTCGGACGTCGACACCGCCATCGTGCAATTCCTCGTCGTGCTGCACCACGCGCGACCCGTGCCGCTGCTCGCCAACATGCTCGACACGGCGCGCGTGTTCGACGCCGCGTACGTCGTGTCCGTCGCCATCCAAGCCGACGTTGACGACGTCGTCGCCGCGCTCGCCCCCGAGAGCCGCCTGGTGGACACCGGCATCGTCACGATCGACGACGACGAGGAGTACGAGCTCCAGGACAAGTTCGAACTGAAAGAAGGCATCGCAGAACTCGCAGTCGACCGCGACCTCACGCCCGACATCCTGTTCGACCGGTTCTTCAGTCTCGCCCCCGAACCGACCCTGACCATCGCCGACTTCGAGCACCTGAGCGAACAGGTCGCACTCGTCCGCCGCCTGCTGTCGCGCGCCCTCCGCGCCGGCGAGCGCGGCATCAACGTTCTGTTTTGCGGCCCCACCGGCACCGGCAAGACCGAACTCGCGCGCGCGATCGCCGCCGACATCGGCGTGCCGCTGTACGCCGTCGGCTGTACGGACGAAGACGGCGATTCCGCATCCCCCGGCGAGCGCCTGTCGTCGCTGCGCATGGCCCAGCGGCTGCTCCCCGACGAACGTGCCCTCGTGCTGTTCGACGAACTCGAGGACCTGTTCGAGTGGCGCGAGCCGATGTTCGGCGGACGCCGCCCGGTCGCCCGCACGAGCATGTCCAAAAAATGGTTCAACGACCTGCTCGAGACCAACCGCATCCCGACTCTGTGGATCACCAACCGCGCCGAGGGCATCGACCCCGCGTTCTTGCGCCGCTTCGCCTACGCGATCGAGTTCGGCGCGCTCGATGCCCGGTGCCGCGCGCGCATCCTCGCCCGCCACATCAACGAGGACGACCGCATCACCGAGGACGACCTCGTCGCCACCGCGACCCGGTTCGACGTCAACGCGGCCCTGTACGAGACCGCCGTACGCTCTGCCCGCATCGCCTCCGACGACGGCCGCGTCGACCGCGACACCCTCGAGCGTTGCCTCGAACCGCTGACGACCCTCGTGACCGGAAAGTCGCCGGCCGACGACGTCTCCTTCGACCCGCGCACCTACGACGTCGACGCCGCCTGCGCCGACACCGACCTGCGCAAACTCGCCGACCGCCTCGCGAACTGGCAGCCGACCGGCCGCCACGGCCTCACGCTCTGCCTGTTCGGTCCGCCCGGCACCGGCAAGTCAGGATTCGCGCGCTACCTCGCCCACCGCATGGGCCGGCCCGTCGAATACCGGCGCGCCTCCGACATCCTGAGCATGTGGGTCGGCGAGACCGAGAAGGCCATCAAGGCGATCTTTCGCCGCGCCGCCGACTCGCGCGCCGTCCTGTTGCTCGACGAGGTCGACAGCTTCTTGCGCTCGCGCGACTTCGCGCTGCAGCGCTGGGAAGTGTCCCACTGCAACGAGTTCCTCCAGCAGCTCGAGTCCTACCGCGGCGTCGTCGCGTGCACAACCAACCTGTGGCGCGACCTCGATCCCGCCGTCGTGCGCCGGTTTCTGTTCAAGATCGAGTTCAAGTGGCTCCGGCCGCCGCAGGCCGCCGCCCTGTTCGCGCGCCACTTCCGCGACATCCTCGACCACCCCCTCGACGACCGCGCCCTCGCCGCCGTCGAGCGCGACCTCGCGCGGCTGCCGCGCCTGGCCCCCGGCGACTTCGCCGTCGTCGCGCGCCGCTACCGCGCCCTCGGCGTTCGCGCCGACCGCGACCAGCTCGTCGCCGAACTCGAACTCGAACACCGCATCAAACCCGCCGCCCGCACCGCCGCCGGCTTCCGCTGA